The Brassica napus cultivar Da-Ae chromosome C7, Da-Ae, whole genome shotgun sequence genome has a segment encoding these proteins:
- the LOC106393864 gene encoding UPF0496 protein At4g34320, translating to MGNQTSKKSHETSSKTTTTSMHYTTELRSYEAACKADTELQSFDTCMQARTSHVISTLATGVEVRALSFDSLKEVTECLLEMNQEVVKVILDCKKDIWKNNELFELVEDYFENSLKTLDFCAALEKGLRKARDSQLLILVALQQFEDESLVEGGNGYEKTLEELKNFKEAESPFDEDFFKMFQSVYKHQMLMLEKLQHRKNKLDKKLKSIHTWRKLSSIIFVATFATVLICSVVAAAMAAPPVAAALAAATAIPLGSMGKWVDSLWKNYENALKGQKEVISSMQAGTFVAVKDLDNIRILIERLEIEIKGMVMCAEFAVEHEAVRIGIAEIKKKLEVFKKCVEELGVQAGLCSRDIRRARTVILQRIIKHPNHGSSST from the exons atgggaaaCCAAACAAGCAAGAAGTCACATGAGACATCGTCTAAGACCACAACGACGAGCATGCACTACACAACGGAGCTGAGATCATACGAGGCTGCTTGTAAAGCAGACACGGAGCTACAGTCTTTCGACACGTGTATGCAGGCACGGACCAGTCACGTGATAAGCACGCTAGCTACGGGTGTTGAGGTTCGAGCGCTCTCGTTCGATTCCCTCAAAGAAGTGACCGAGTGTTTGCTTGAGATGAATCAAGAAGTTGTGAAAGTGATACTGGATTGTAAGAAAGATATATGGAAGAATAATGAATTGTTTGAACTCGTTGAGGACTACTTTGAGAATAGCTTGAAGACTCTTGACTTCTGTGCTGCTTTGGAGAAAGGTTTGAGAAAGGCACGTGATAGTCAGCTTTTGATTCTTGTTGCTCTTCAGCAGTTTGAAGACGAGAGCCTCGTTGAAG GTGGGAATGGATACGAGAAGACACTTGAAGAGCTAAAGAATTTTAAAGAGGCAGAGTCACCTTTCGATGAAGACTTCTTCAAGATGTTCCAATCTGTTTACAAGCACCAGATGCTGATGCTTGAGAAGCTACAGCATCGCAAGAACAAGCTTGACAAGAAGCTCAAGTCCATCCACACATGGAGAAAACTCTCCAGCATCATCTTCGTGGCTACATTCGCCACTGTACTCATCTGCTCAGTCGTGGCTGCGGCCATGGCGGCTCCTCCCGTGGCTGCGGCTCTGGCTGCAGCTACAGCTATACCGCTGGGATCAATGGGGAAATGGGTTGATTCTCTTTGGAAGAACTATGAGAATGCACTCAAAGGACAGAAAGAAGTGATCAGTTCCATGCAGGCAGGGACATTTGTCGCGGTTAAGGATTTGGATAACATCAGGATTCTGATTGAACGGCTGGAGATTGAGATCAAGGGGATGGTGATGTGTGCGGAGTTCGCGGTGGAGCATGAAGCAGTGAGGATTGGGATTGCTGAGATTAAGAAGAAGCTGGAGGTGTTTAAGAAGTGTGTAGAGGAGTTGGGGGTTCAAGCTGGTTTGTGTAGCAGGGATATAAGAAGGGCAAGGACTGTGATACTGCAGAGGATCATTAAGCATCCAAACCATGGTAGTAGCAGCACCTGA